A region from the Halomonas piscis genome encodes:
- a CDS encoding formate dehydrogenase subunit delta, with translation MANQIADNLRHGASEEVAVEQIHNHMEKFWARPMKRRIVADLDIIAAELDPLARRAVERLAAKHA, from the coding sequence ATGGCGAATCAGATTGCCGATAACTTGCGCCACGGCGCCAGCGAAGAGGTCGCCGTCGAGCAGATTCACAACCATATGGAAAAGTTCTGGGCCCGGCCCATGAAACGTCGTATCGTCGCCGATCTTGACATCATTGCCGCCGAGCTTGACCCACTGGCCCGGCGCGCCGTAGAGCGCCTGGCAGCCAAACACGCGTGA
- the fdhD gene encoding formate dehydrogenase accessory sulfurtransferase FdhD, with translation MRLGTANWGGTRVEDTLAAEIPVALVYNGISHAVMMASPADLADFALGFSLSEGILAHPHECYDLRVHEEALGLAVHLEIATQRLMELKQRRRSLAGRTGCGLCGTESLEQAIQPIARVQAPPLSDSAIQHALMALADHQPLQAATGASHGAAWCDASGHIRLVREDVGRHNALDKLIGALSAHSRNEDGFVLVSSRASYEMVHKSASAGIGALVAVSAATTLAVELAREAGLTLVGFARPGRHVIYHHPATAGAGSTAIVTG, from the coding sequence GTGCGCCTCGGCACAGCAAACTGGGGTGGCACTCGGGTTGAAGATACCTTGGCGGCGGAGATCCCGGTAGCGCTGGTCTATAACGGCATCTCCCACGCGGTAATGATGGCAAGCCCGGCCGATTTGGCCGACTTTGCGCTGGGGTTTAGCCTTTCGGAAGGAATCCTGGCGCACCCCCACGAATGCTATGACCTGAGGGTCCACGAGGAAGCGCTGGGCCTTGCCGTGCATCTGGAGATTGCCACACAGCGGCTGATGGAGCTCAAGCAGCGCCGCCGGAGCCTCGCTGGCCGCACAGGCTGTGGCCTGTGCGGCACCGAGTCGCTGGAGCAGGCAATTCAGCCTATTGCCCGGGTACAGGCGCCGCCGCTAAGCGATAGCGCGATCCAGCACGCGCTGATGGCCCTTGCCGACCACCAGCCCTTGCAGGCGGCCACCGGCGCCAGCCACGGCGCCGCCTGGTGTGACGCCAGCGGCCATATTCGCTTGGTACGCGAAGACGTCGGACGTCACAACGCTCTGGACAAGCTGATTGGCGCCCTGTCCGCGCATAGCAGGAACGAAGATGGCTTCGTACTGGTATCAAGCCGGGCCAGCTATGAAATGGTTCACAAAAGCGCCAGCGCCGGCATCGGCGCTCTGGTCGCCGTCTCGGCAGCTACCACGCTGGCCGTTGAACTTGCACGGGAAGCAGGGCTGACGCTGGTGGGGTTTGCTCGCCCGGGACGGCACGTTATTTATCACCATCCCGCCACCGCTGGCGCGGGATCAACGGCCATTGTCACCGGCTAA
- the fdhF gene encoding formate dehydrogenase subunit alpha, with product MIQQFDPQQTRDLGTPAQDGPPVDLEIDGVAITVPEGTSVLRAAALADINIPKLCASDSLEPFGSCRLCAVQVEGKRGTPAACTTTVTAGMRVTTQNERLARLRRNVMELYISDHPLDCLTCPANGDCELQDMAGAVGLREVRYGFDGENHISAEQDHSNPYFSFDPSRCILCSRCVRACDEIQGTFALTIDGRGFDSRITAGQDDAFMDSDCVSCGACVQACPTSTLMEKSVIEQGQPEHSVITTCAYCGVGCSFEAQMKGDKVVRMVPYKGGDANHGHSCVKGRFAFGYATHPDRITTPMIRDSIDQPWREVSWEEAIGFAAERLKATQAQYGRESIGGITSSRCTNEETYLVQKLVRATFGNNNTDTCARVCHSPTGYGLKTTLGESAGTQTFDSVMKADAIIVIGANPTDAHPVFGSLMRRRLREGARLIVADPRRIDLLNTPHLKDGQHLPLRPGTNVALVNALAHVVVDEGLGDHDFIAARCDTPAYQAWRQFIADTRHSPEATADITGVPAVDVRHAARTYANAGNGAIYYGLGVTEHSQGSTMVMGIANLAMATGNLGREGVGVNPLRGQNNVQGSCDMGSFPHELPGYQHVADTTARERFEAEWGTPIDDEPGLRIPNMFDAAIDGSFKALYVQGEDIAQSDPNTQHVERALSSLDCLIVQDIFLNETAKYAHVLLPGSSFLEKDGTFTNAERRINRVRKVMEPLGGKADWEVTLELSHAMGYPMDYAHPSEIMDEIARLTPSFAGVSYAKLDEQGSLQWPCNAEYPLGMPTMHEVDFPIGRGRFTITEYMATEERASRRFPLLLTTGRILSQYNVGAQTRRTNNQVWHDEDILDLHPSDAEVRGIKDGDWLGITSRAGHTVLRARLSERMQPGVVYTTFHHPDSGANVITTDSSDWATNCPEYKVTAVQVEKVSRPSAWQERFKDFDRRQQKHLATARSDRPAGAAAP from the coding sequence ATGATTCAGCAGTTTGATCCTCAGCAAACCAGGGACCTGGGTACGCCGGCTCAAGATGGCCCACCCGTGGACCTCGAGATCGACGGTGTTGCAATTACGGTACCCGAGGGTACGTCGGTGCTGCGCGCCGCAGCGCTGGCCGATATCAACATCCCCAAACTTTGCGCCAGCGATAGCCTGGAGCCCTTCGGTTCTTGCCGGCTATGCGCCGTTCAGGTCGAGGGCAAGCGCGGCACGCCAGCGGCGTGTACCACCACTGTAACTGCCGGCATGCGGGTTACCACCCAGAACGAGCGGCTCGCCCGGCTGCGTCGCAACGTCATGGAACTCTATATCTCCGATCACCCGCTGGACTGTCTGACCTGCCCGGCCAACGGCGACTGTGAGCTTCAGGACATGGCCGGCGCAGTGGGCCTGCGCGAGGTTCGTTACGGCTTCGACGGCGAAAACCACATCTCCGCCGAGCAGGACCATTCCAACCCCTATTTCAGCTTTGATCCCAGCCGCTGCATTCTCTGCTCGCGCTGCGTGCGCGCCTGCGACGAAATTCAGGGCACCTTTGCGCTGACTATTGATGGTAGAGGCTTTGACTCACGCATCACGGCCGGCCAAGACGATGCCTTCATGGACTCCGACTGCGTCTCCTGCGGCGCTTGCGTACAGGCCTGCCCCACTTCAACGCTGATGGAAAAAAGCGTGATCGAACAGGGCCAGCCCGAACACAGCGTTATCACCACCTGCGCCTACTGCGGCGTGGGCTGCTCCTTCGAAGCGCAGATGAAAGGCGACAAGGTGGTGCGGATGGTGCCCTACAAGGGAGGCGACGCCAACCATGGCCATTCCTGCGTCAAGGGCCGCTTTGCGTTTGGCTACGCGACTCACCCGGACCGCATCACCACGCCGATGATCCGCGACAGCATTGACCAGCCCTGGCGCGAAGTCAGCTGGGAGGAAGCCATCGGCTTTGCCGCCGAGCGGCTCAAGGCTACCCAGGCCCAATATGGCCGCGAGAGCATCGGCGGTATTACTTCGTCGCGCTGTACTAACGAGGAAACCTATCTGGTACAGAAACTGGTGCGCGCTACCTTCGGCAACAACAATACCGATACCTGCGCCCGAGTCTGCCACTCCCCCACCGGTTACGGACTCAAGACAACACTAGGCGAATCCGCCGGCACCCAGACCTTTGATTCGGTGATGAAGGCCGACGCCATCATCGTCATCGGCGCCAATCCTACTGATGCTCACCCGGTCTTCGGCTCGCTGATGCGTCGCCGGCTGCGCGAGGGAGCCAGGCTGATTGTCGCCGACCCGCGGCGCATTGACCTGCTTAACACCCCGCACCTGAAAGACGGTCAGCACCTGCCGCTGCGCCCCGGTACAAACGTGGCACTGGTTAACGCCCTGGCCCACGTAGTAGTCGATGAAGGCCTGGGGGATCACGACTTCATCGCCGCACGCTGCGATACCCCGGCCTACCAAGCCTGGCGTCAGTTTATCGCCGATACGCGCCACAGCCCCGAAGCCACCGCGGACATTACCGGCGTGCCGGCCGTCGACGTACGACATGCTGCACGCACTTATGCCAATGCCGGCAACGGTGCGATCTACTACGGCCTGGGCGTCACCGAGCACAGCCAGGGCTCGACCATGGTGATGGGTATTGCCAACCTGGCCATGGCCACCGGCAACCTCGGCCGTGAAGGCGTGGGCGTCAACCCGCTACGCGGCCAGAACAACGTCCAGGGATCCTGCGACATGGGATCTTTTCCCCACGAGCTGCCCGGCTACCAGCACGTAGCCGACACGACGGCGCGCGAGCGCTTTGAAGCCGAGTGGGGCACACCGATTGATGACGAGCCCGGGCTGCGCATTCCCAACATGTTCGATGCCGCCATTGACGGAAGCTTCAAGGCGCTCTACGTCCAGGGCGAGGATATTGCTCAGTCGGACCCCAATACTCAGCACGTAGAGAGGGCACTTAGCTCCCTAGACTGCCTGATCGTTCAGGATATCTTTCTCAACGAAACCGCCAAATATGCCCATGTCCTGCTGCCAGGTTCCAGCTTTCTGGAAAAGGACGGCACCTTCACCAACGCGGAGAGGCGCATCAACCGGGTACGCAAGGTTATGGAACCGCTTGGCGGCAAGGCCGACTGGGAGGTCACTCTCGAGCTGTCTCACGCCATGGGTTATCCCATGGACTACGCCCACCCCTCCGAGATCATGGATGAAATTGCCCGGCTCACGCCGAGCTTTGCCGGCGTGAGCTACGCCAAGCTGGATGAGCAAGGCAGCCTACAGTGGCCCTGTAACGCCGAGTACCCACTGGGCATGCCCACCATGCACGAGGTCGATTTTCCCATCGGCCGGGGTCGCTTCACCATCACCGAATATATGGCAACCGAAGAGCGCGCCAGCCGCCGCTTCCCGCTGCTGCTGACTACCGGCCGCATCCTCAGCCAGTACAACGTCGGCGCCCAAACACGAAGGACGAACAACCAGGTATGGCATGACGAAGACATCCTGGACCTGCACCCCTCTGATGCCGAAGTGCGCGGCATCAAGGACGGCGACTGGCTGGGTATCACCAGCCGAGCCGGCCATACGGTGCTCCGCGCCAGACTCAGCGAGCGCATGCAGCCAGGCGTGGTTTACACCACCTTCCACCATCCGGACAGCGGGGCGAACGTGATTACTACCGATAGTTCTGACTGGGCGACCAACTGCCCCGAATACAAGGTTACCGCAGTCCAGGTGGAAAAAGTCAGCCGCCCTTCAGCCTGGCAGGAGCGTTTCAAAGACTTCGACCGCCGGCAGCAAAAGCATCTGGCCACGGCCAGGTCCGATCGGCCCGCAGGGGCGGCCGCGCCTTGA
- a CDS encoding formate dehydrogenase beta subunit — protein sequence MSARIFIPRDTTALSLGADSVAQRLEYEAAERGLEVTLIRNGSRGMAWLEPLVEIETSQGRMAYGPVTSADVPSLLDAGLLEGRTEHPLSQGRTDAIPWLARQQRLTFARIGVTDPLSLDDYRAHDGFRGLDKALAESPQHLVDEVKDSGLRGRGGAAFPTGIKWQTVLDAPAEQKYIVCNADEGDSGTFADRLVMECDPYLLIEGMAIAGLAVGATQGYIYLRSEYPLAHRILEAAIARAEAAGYLGDNIGDSGHTFHLEIRLGAGAYICGEETSLLESLEGKRGQVRFKPPLPAIEGFFGRPTVVNNVLTLAAVPYIIASGARAYAHYGMGRSRGTLALQLAGNVKYGGLVELAFGTTLRELMENYGGGTLSGRPLRAVQVGGPLGAYLPESQWDLPLDYETFAADDAVVGHGGIVMFDDSVDMAEQARFSMEFCRIESCGKCTPCRIGSARGVEVIDRIRRNDNRDSNLALLSELCETMEDGSLCAMGGMTPYPVQSALTHFPDDFLRQAEGEQA from the coding sequence ATGAGCGCGCGTATTTTTATTCCCCGCGACACCACTGCACTATCGCTGGGCGCCGATAGCGTAGCGCAACGGCTCGAATACGAAGCGGCCGAGCGCGGATTGGAGGTTACGCTGATACGCAACGGCTCCCGCGGCATGGCCTGGCTGGAACCGCTGGTGGAAATAGAAACGTCCCAGGGACGCATGGCCTACGGCCCGGTGACTTCGGCAGATGTGCCATCGCTTCTTGACGCTGGCCTGCTGGAAGGTCGAACAGAACACCCCCTGTCTCAGGGGCGCACCGACGCCATTCCCTGGCTTGCCCGCCAGCAGCGTCTGACTTTTGCTCGTATCGGCGTGACAGATCCGCTCTCCCTTGACGACTACCGGGCCCATGACGGCTTCCGGGGCCTGGACAAAGCCTTGGCAGAGTCGCCGCAGCATCTGGTCGACGAGGTCAAGGATTCCGGCCTTCGCGGCCGTGGCGGCGCTGCCTTTCCCACTGGCATCAAGTGGCAAACTGTGCTCGACGCGCCGGCCGAGCAGAAATATATCGTCTGCAACGCCGACGAAGGCGACTCGGGCACTTTTGCCGATCGCCTGGTGATGGAGTGTGACCCTTACCTGCTGATTGAAGGCATGGCTATTGCCGGTCTCGCCGTCGGCGCCACCCAGGGCTATATCTACCTGCGTTCCGAGTACCCCCTCGCCCACCGAATTCTCGAGGCGGCCATCGCCCGCGCCGAGGCAGCCGGCTACCTGGGCGACAATATTGGCGACAGCGGGCACACCTTTCATCTTGAAATACGGCTCGGCGCCGGCGCCTATATCTGCGGCGAAGAAACTTCACTACTGGAAAGCCTTGAGGGCAAGCGCGGGCAGGTGCGCTTCAAGCCGCCTCTTCCCGCTATCGAAGGCTTCTTTGGTCGGCCCACCGTGGTCAACAACGTGCTGACACTGGCCGCCGTGCCTTACATAATCGCGTCAGGAGCCAGGGCGTACGCCCACTACGGCATGGGCCGTTCCCGGGGCACTCTGGCACTACAACTGGCGGGCAACGTCAAATACGGCGGCCTGGTAGAGCTGGCGTTTGGCACCACTCTGCGCGAACTAATGGAAAATTATGGCGGCGGTACCCTAAGCGGCCGGCCGCTACGCGCCGTCCAGGTTGGTGGCCCCCTCGGCGCCTATCTTCCCGAAAGCCAGTGGGATCTGCCACTGGACTACGAAACCTTCGCCGCTGATGACGCCGTAGTCGGCCACGGCGGCATAGTTATGTTCGATGACAGCGTCGACATGGCCGAGCAGGCGCGCTTTTCCATGGAGTTCTGCCGCATCGAGTCCTGCGGCAAGTGTACGCCTTGTCGTATAGGCTCGGCCCGCGGCGTCGAAGTTATTGACCGCATCCGCCGCAACGACAACCGCGACAGCAATCTGGCACTGCTCAGCGAACTCTGCGAAACCATGGAAGACGGCTCGCTGTGTGCCATGGGCGGCATGACGCCCTATCCGGTACAAAGTGCGCTCACCCACTTCCCCGACGACTTTCTGCGCCAGGCGGAAGGAGAACAAGCATGA
- a CDS encoding formate dehydrogenase subunit gamma — protein sequence MSAYPEWTPSLIQAETDALKHKPGALLPILHAIQDRFGFIPQEAVPIIAAGLSQTRAEVHGVISFYHHFRAAPPGNHVLQVCRAEACQAVGSRALEAHAKARLGVDYHQTTADGEITLEAVYCLGNCACGPSLRLDDSVHGRVTPESFDALVDELRTQPLEIM from the coding sequence ATGAGCGCTTATCCTGAATGGACGCCATCGCTGATTCAGGCAGAAACCGACGCCCTGAAGCACAAGCCCGGCGCTTTGCTGCCAATTCTTCACGCCATTCAGGATCGATTCGGTTTTATACCCCAAGAGGCAGTGCCGATCATCGCCGCCGGCTTGAGCCAAACGCGTGCCGAAGTGCACGGCGTGATCAGCTTTTACCACCACTTTCGAGCCGCTCCTCCAGGCAACCACGTACTGCAGGTTTGCCGTGCCGAAGCATGCCAGGCGGTGGGAAGCCGCGCTCTTGAGGCACACGCCAAAGCGCGCTTGGGGGTGGACTACCATCAGACCACAGCCGACGGGGAAATCACCCTGGAGGCAGTCTACTGTTTGGGCAACTGTGCTTGCGGCCCCTCACTACGCCTTGATGACAGCGTGCACGGCCGAGTCACGCCCGAGTCTTTTGATGCCCTGGTCGATGAACTGCGTACCCAGCCGTTGGAGATTATGTGA